AAGTTGAGGAGGCCGATCAGGTGGTTGCTGGTTCTCATGGTGATCGATTCTCTCTGGCCgttccttccctttttctttttcccttcggtCTTGATGATCCGAGTGATTGGTTCTGGCTGGATGGATCAAGAACTGTGATGGGTCAGTGGGTGATGGAGTGATTTTTCTAGGAATGGGAGAAGGTGCGTGAAATAGTATCTTTTTTTCCGGGTCATGTTCATGCTGGGGCCTATATGATATTTATAGCCTAATACGGTTCATTTACTTTCTATTTCGTTTTGTTTTATTATCGCGGTTCGGCTAACTTTAATCAAATATCGGTCTACCTAAAGGAAGAACAGTCCGATATTTTAAGTCTCGAATAAGATGAAAACGcttcgaccaaagaaaaaaagaagaagaagatgaagacacGAATAAACAAAGGGTCTTTagttaattactctaacacttgCCTAGCctgaaaaaatttgaacttaaaaCTTCCGCATCTGATATCATACGAGAATTTGATAGAACCGCTATCAATTGTTCTAAAATTTTGAACTATTACATAAATGCACGATTTGATATTTAATTGCTCTAACTAATCGGATCTGAATGATTTACtttcaattggattaatatttaattactctaaccgATCGGATCTGAATGATTTACTTTCGATCGGATTAACATGTAGCCTCTGTCCAAGGTCTTGATGACCAGCCAACAGCAATTGCAAATCGTTATGTGCGAGTTCATGTCCTTTTTAACCAACGCATTGAGTAGGGAATGACAATAATAATAggaatttcaaattaaatgtaaatataataaatcgtgcaaaaatgatttattactttaaaaaaaaaatagtcaccCCAATAAAATTCAATACCTTCTTAATCCCTTATATCGATTTTTATCCCTTCCTACGATGGAATTACTAGgaacttttttgtttcttcccaacaaataaaaagacagaatttttttttaataaggacattaagtgcttttattttttaaaataataacttaaaataaattttatttcaaagaagggcccgaaTTGGTCAcgttatttcaaaaaaggcctTAACTAATTGCATTTTCGTCAAAGTAGAAGGCAAGAGAGGGCTCTTGCGTGCTGCTTTGAGGACACGTGGCCCCTGAAACTTCTTGGAAAGATCGAACGTAACTTCCGatatcatcttcccttcttctttttttttgtatttatttctttgacttttatttttatggagTAAGCTTgttggttcttcttcttgaccCCGAAGCCGCGGTGGTCGAGTGAAGTCTAGGGTACGAAATCGCTCATCGCTGGACGGGCCGTGGAACGCGACGGCTGATAGTAAATAACGGGGCTAGTCCTGACAACTTAAAGGACGCATTTAACATGGCGTGTACCCTCCACTAACGCGACATCAAATCTTGATGCGAAATGGATCTATAAATGCCCGCGCCAACGCGATATGACCAATGTAGACGACTTTGGCACATTGATGTAGATAAAATTTAACTACTATGAAAACccgttttgaaaatttaaactaaaagaagaaatttcaaataaggacttaatGTGTACATTATTTTAAACAATGGTTTGAAGTTGCCATGACAGTTCTAAATAAGGGATTGGCCTCGCCGGCCAGCTAAAAATAAAGGTCGATCAATAAGggcattttctttcaaatataattatttttttcttttattttttctcctcctttttttttcttaattttctgcTGCTGGCGAGGGCCTGGTTTCCCTCGCCGGTCTAGCTTGTGGCAAGCGGGGGAGGCTCTcgcgagggcaacccttgcccagCCCTCTCCGGGCATCGCCGcaaaaaggtaagaaaaaacagagaaaggaaaagaagaagaagagaaatccaATAACGTGACGAAAAATGCCCTTAACAAGCCGGAACATCAggcatgcccttatttgagactattGTGGTAATTTCacgcttttttttctttaaattgtgTTACACTACAAGTGTCGATTGAATTTAACTGGATTTGATATCAAAGGGACTTGATTAGAATATTTTTGAAAGTACCAGGATTGCTCAATTAAAGGAATCCATATTTAAATCCCAACAAGTGGGAAAGGATATAGTTCGAAAAGTAAAACTTTTGTTAAGAAAAAGCAGCAGTGGCGGGTCTGGGGCGTATTCATGGGAATTTGAGTGCAACTTCTGCCTCAAGTGTCAGTTCGTTGTCTTGCACTTTGCCCATCCACTTTTCTCATTAGGTTGCAATTTGGACCCATGACGCTGGGTTCGACCAAACTTGGAGCTCCGATCACGTGACTAATTTTGCGAGGCAATTTTGCCATAAAAATGAATGTACATGTAGAACAATAAGATAGAACCAAtcggttttgaaattgaaaattttgaattgtcaAAAAGACGTAAAATCATCGAAAAGTACGATTTTCattagaaagagagagggagagagatagaTGAAGATAGAGGCTCAACGAGAAAGCACCTATCGGGtgtgttctcttcttcttcttctttttcgaagGAGGTTGAAGAGAAAATGATGCAATTCACTTAAAAGAGTTCAGCGAATACAAATCTAAAACTTGGTAGCATAGTAAATCAAATAGGGTAGGGATTCATGACCTAATTATAAGGTAGGGTAGATATGGCCAAATGAAATCGggggcccggaatcggccctcaagggccggttccgacccttttttattttattaaaaaaaagggagggaggTCCGGAGGGAAAAAGCCGTTGGGCCggggaatcggaaccggccccttcaagggccggtttcggttccaccttttctagGAATCAGAACCACCGGTTCTCGAACCGAAACCCGCGGTTCGGacgaaccggccacgtctaagGTAGGGTATTTGTCTGTTGGGCCTTGGCAACCCATTAGGCGCATGTATTGGCAAGGTGCTAATGACTCGACGGATTGCGATCGActaaaggaagaaggaggagacaaaaaaaaaaaaaaaaaaaaaggactactGTCGTTTTGCCTTGGATGCCATTGCCCAACAATGGTGAGGCTCCAGtcgattttctaataatattattagtttttatctttttttttttcttctctttctttctccgaTCGATCGCAATCCATCGCCCGGCTAGAGTCGACCACCGTCGCTAGGGAAGCTTGGTCTTGCCCAATAacggtgaggctcgaccttgccatGCCAAGATCTTTGGCCCTCGCCTTTAGGCGATCACTAATCTAGCAACCaactggaggaagaaagagaagaaaaaatcaaaaataaaaaaaaaaaaaaaacgaaaataataataacaattaccACGTTAGTGCCAGTGCTGTCATGTCGGTGCTGGTAGCGCAATGTCTAAGCGTTGACGggccaaagttggccgaataaattgaattaatataaatgtaaaaggtttatgatttaattgatacaaaaaaaaatatttacgactgaattgacacaattataatagatttataatttatttaattttttttataattttccattTCAAACTGCCAATGGATTGCAAGAGAAGCAGCCATGCCATTGGTCAAATGGGATTTTGCAATACGCACGTGGACGGTGGACTTCTCGCCCACGTTTTGTAGAGGATATGAAggtcaattttcaaattttatgagCAGCTTTTGAAGTTTCTTTTCGACACAAATTCGAggatgcttctttgaaagaaagGATCATGTCGCGAAGCAGATAAGGCGGCATTGGTCGGCTTCTCGCGACAATGACAGGATGCAACGCATTTGCTTTCTCTTTACCCTTTTCCTCATCTGATGTTAACCATCGTAGTTATCTCTgtcttatgaaaaattaattattaaaataataaacattaataattaaaatgattgcttgtatcgcttatatgAATACATAAACGAAAAGCATTTCTATCGCCCATAACAATATTTAAGCATAGATTATTGCGaagacgaaaatattttccatcgacTAATTTTTCTGAACAATCTAATCTAAACAAACAAGTTTCGatatatttttccaaattattagTTTCACCCTAAACAAACACATTCGGAAtaaattctttctttcattttccaaatCCATTGATTGCACAGAACACAAGAAGTACATtgtgttggaaatggaaaattttcttcatcgaGATCTTGGGAGCACATTTcgacaaaattaaattaaaactaTACCTTGTCTAGTGGCCTGACTGTCACGTCCATTTCCAAAGTACATGCAGATAGACCGATATCATATATTTTTTACGTCCCTATGCATTATCGAATGGGTCAAGGCACAACCCCTAAATCATGATGTTGTTTATTCGTCGAACATGCCTTGAAATTGCTGATTGTTTTAAGTATTCGATTTACCgatttaggaaaaatgacaccgATGATACTTAAATTTGGAGTTAATGTGCAATGTGTTCCTtaaattttagctcaatttgCAATATcgttcatgaaattttaatttgttaaatgcGATATTTGAactacttgaaaattcatgcctatggattttcaaaattagtgaAATCGCAGTATTTCATATAGCCGTGCACACAGAATTTGCATACGTACGCTGCATGTGTGTACGGATTATATACATTCATATTCATTCGTAGGATGaggtagaggtggccggttccggcccggttccggttccggttccaaggctcaattgctcttttcacccggtctccttccttttttttttttaaaaaaaaaaaaccggagtcggaactggcccggaaccgccggttccgggccggtttcggttcctggttggaaccgtgggcccggtcaacgggccggttccgggcccacgggtccatttggccacctcccGATGAGGTGATTGGATATCTAAAATAAGACTGTCGCGATCCACAGGCCGCAAAAGAGACATAGCCGGTCATTTGGGCCTTACAAAGCCCAATTGGAAATGGCGAAACGGCCGCGTTTCGTTTCTCTTGCGCAGCATTGGTTTCATCTCACGCTCTTTAGGTCTCAGCCTGTCCGTCTTCGTCAGCCCCTCCTTCCCTCCCTTCCTCTCTACCCGGCGGAGCGTACGGTCGCGCCCTAACCAAGCTCTGCTAAGCGGCGTCGTACGAAGGTGagctctcgctctctccccaTCTCCTGCTGCAACTCGAGTTCTTCGGTTCGGCGATGGATTGTCTGACGTCGATGGCATGTCCGCGGGAGCGTTTATCGCGCTCATTTTGGGATATCCTGTTCCGCGGCTACATGAGAATGTTGCTTTAGTTGTTTCGACTCGTGCGTGCTCGCGAGCGAATTCGATGCACCGTGCGGTTAGAAAAATTGGAATTCCTCCTTCCGACAAGTTTCTCAGTGAATAGTAGTTGCTCGGCGACATTTGATCGTGTTTTCTGTCGCGTGAGCTGGTGAATCGGCACTTTGCTATGCTAATGTGATGCGTGGGTGGGTTTTTGAGGCTCGGTAGGTGGTCGTGAGGTGAAGTGAAAAGTGGTTCTGGCTGTGGTCGTGGGAGCGTAGCGATGTTACTCGGGGAGGTGTGTTGCATTTTAGTGGCAGTGGAAATTACTAGTAGCTAGACTTATTGTCCTTCAAATGCCGATCAATGCTAAGCGAGATGTCGGCGAAAAGAAGAGTATCATAGATAGaggctgtattttttttttctttttgggtgtgTGTAGATATATTTTTGTGTAGTGAAGAATGATGCtagtggaaaaaaagaaagaagttctAACTTCTAATTGAAGCCTTTTGTTGTAGGCTGCTTGAAGAGTAGGATAGATTGGCTGTTACTTCTACGAATCTATCATTACCCTATTGCAAGATGCTTCCCTTGTTCATGTCAAGCTCCCCATTTTGATCATGCATTTGTTTCTAGCAAGAACTTCTATTCGTTGTTCCATATCCTGACGAACTTGGAAGCCACAGGTGGTTTGAATTCTCTTTTTATGCCTCGAAGGGAGAAGATATTCCTTTTTgctatttctcttcttcttctttagtttGGTAGGCCTAGGTCTACAGAAGATGTTGGATTCTGCTTTTGACAACCCTTATAAGCAAAAGGTTGTTTAGATAACTTAGCTATATAATATGTATTTCTGATATTCTCGTCATATTAAGGCATCATATTGTCTTTTGGGAATAAGAATTATATTATATCTCTGTACTGAATTGTGACactatcttgcaaaaaatcggCTATAGGAAATTGTTTCTCACAATCAAACAGAGAATCTTTCTTTCTCACTCTCACACAGGCACATGCGAACATGCATCCATGGATAGTTTTTTAGTTTGGAAAGTAACAGTATTACGAGACAACATTTTGCTCACTAAAATGAAAATCACTCTGGCAATTACAAAATATCCGGGTGCACATCACTCACAAGACTTGTGAATCAGcgaaatgaaaggaaaatgagTACCTTCATGGCAAACAGTGAATAGTTCATGTTTTCACAGTCTCTTGAGTTTGTTCAATCAATTGGGCTTCCTATTTGCTCTCTTCACCGATTCTACAAAGTGTTGTGGAGGATGTGTTATGAGTATTTCATAATAAGAAGATATGCTATCTTGAAGCTATGAATGGCAGGTTTTCAGCCTTTGAGAGACttatttcttttcattcatttttctacaGAAGAAAGCGTACAGAACTAGACCTGCAAGAGGGCCTTTGCTAGTTTTGGGAGTTGTGAAATGTCAACTGGCCCTGGACTCGATTCTCTCGTTGACCGTATGTCTCTTGACTTACCTTCTCAGTTTCTTGCTTGATTTTCTTTAACCTTGTCAATTGGGAGGAGAAGAAACCTGAAACATACGAGCCGGAGTCTAAAAGGTACATTGAGGTCGGGGAGGATAATGAGCCTTGAGCTCGGTCTCACTTTTCGTTCAACAAATGAAAGGAGGCTTCCACTCTTATCTCATATGGTCATATGAACATTTTTGCAGCATATAGTGATTTATCTATTAGATGCATAAAGGCTATGCAAGAAAAGTTACAACGTGTTGAATATCAACTGTCTAGTATATGATTGTACAGGTACATGTGGCACTTTTCTGTTCATTTTCAGCAGTGAACTTGCATTAGTCATTGTCTTTGCTCGTTAGATGACTTCAGAGGATGTTGACTTGCGCCCTGTTGAAACGAGATAGCTAAATGCCTAAGAGCGAGTTGGGAATAGAGCTTACTTCTCAAGGTTTGCTCGTTGCTTTGCTCTTATATCAGTTGTTTTTTGTATGCAGAAACAATATCGGTCATTACAAATGATGGGCGTAACATTGTGGTATGTTTCACAGCTACCACTTCTAGTTTTGTCATTACAGAGTTGAGAATAATTACAATATTTTGGATCTCTTTAGGGGGTCTTAAAGGGCTATGACCAGGCAACAAATATCATTCTTGATGAATCTCATGAACGTGTTTACTCCACAAAGGTCTGTCTACATTCCCTATTTCCCCTCTTTCAGGTTTTAATATTTCGAAAAGCTTAGCCCTTCACATGGATAACATCCCGGTTAACTGCAGGAAGGCGTGCAGCAACTAGTGCTTGGTCTTTACATAATAAGGGGTGATAACATGTAATGACATACTCCGTCTCAGTTCaacctctttttcttctttaccttTTGTTTCTTAAAGTAACAAGCAGAGAGAAGAAGACAGGATGTAACTTGGTTTGCCGTCTTTTATGTCCTTTCTGCCTTGTACTATACTTTAGCGCTGTGATTACTTCAAAGTAGACTGTTCGTGTAAGTATTTTCATAGTTCTTTTCCATGTCCTGTGTTTGCAGAAGCGTTGTTGGAGAACTAGATGAAGAGCTTGATTCCAATCTGGACTTGTCCAAGCTGAGAGCTCATCCCCTTAAGCCTGTAATTCATTGATCATGTACCATTATACATGTGCAACGGCAGTGTTCGTGCACTTTATGAGCCGTTTATCATATATATAGGTCAGTTGATGATGTTTGTCGAGAACTTATAACTGTTTGTTCGGAAAATGTTGCTGATGGCTTATCTAAGGTGCAGTCTCAATACAGTATTGCCGCGGGGGAAATGAAAGGCGACTACTTCTGTTTGTAAAGAGTCTCTATCAGATTTTAGAGATGCGActtttttgggatttaaaaGATGAAGTTGGTTGAGATTGTACGAACTTTGAGACCTTGGATTGAGAAACTGCAATTCCCCATGACCGAGGTGATATTGAAAAGGGTAGATTGGCTTCACCTGTCGCTCTGATCTATCATCAATCTGGAAGCTGTTCGCATTTATAGGCCAGAGTGACTGAGAAGTTCGTCATATCTCAAAGTTTTTTGGTCATATCTCAAGTTCAGGCTGCTTGTAAGCGATGAATTTTAGGTACGACTTAACGTCAAAAAGTGTGCCTTCATGAACTTTGTTAGATCATACGTCGGAATCAAAAGGATTACTATGGAAACCAAAGAAGTATGCCTGGATCTTTTGAACTCGACCAGAATTGGACGAAATCTTCATATGAACCTAATTCGCCATGGATCGGGTAATCTCAGCAGCTGTCAGCTGATGATATGAGTTTGTCCAACAGTTTTGGGTCATAGTATACCCGGTTTATGTCAACTGCTTTTAGTCTTTGTTTTGCCGATTAAAACTTCTAAGAGTCAAAAAATTGGACTTGTGCTTCTATTTGATTCTTGATCCTCAATATCTAAAAATCTATCAATATCTTTTTCTCATATCTCTCGTTATCAACAGAAAAGCAACTGGATTAGTTCTTTCGGTCTGGTATTTAATTATCAATTGTTCTTTACCGagataattttttagtttttcaatcTATTATTTCTATTCtgaccattaaaaaaaatctattttttctaCAATAGCATCTCGAGTATTATAGGGTTATTGCCGGTAGCCTTGTGCTTAGACAGCAAAATGTGTGTAaacttctcttattttttttagcaacaCTGAAACTGTTCTACAGAGAAATAAGTATCACTTACTTTCTATGTGTTCCGAGCGTGCATAGTAGTTGAGCTTCTATCCATTGGAAacacttgaaattttttcgaTCGATTGCTTTATTTAAGTTGGGATGAAATTTCATTGAATTTGGACATGAACCGTCGATTTAGAATTGGAGCTGCATTCTCTTACATTACTCGATTAAATCAAATTTAGTAAATCACTTTTCGTGCAACagttatttttttggccaaaagttACAAATTTTTGCAATCCCGCGTCCTCAAGTGGACCAGACCGTACTGCCTTTCAAACCCCCTCCTACTAGCTAAGCTCCCTCTCGTCACTTTCGGCACGACAGTGGAGTGGCccttcaaaattttctccaaccactatgcttgaaatttcctttttaaacATCCTGCGAATGGAAAGCCATTTTTCAATCTCCACTGTCAAAgtgaggggaaaagaaaaaaaccgaaaaagaaaagctatttCGCATACTGTGCCCGCTAATTTGTGACCTGATTTCAATGTTCATCAGTCTactttgaaaatacttaaattgGCCttgttgaatattttttattagtgaATAATCACCCCTCTTGTATGTTCATGATATTCTTGTCTGTCTTAATATATCACTACTTatgcttttcttctctcttattagagtatttatttattgaacacCGTTTTTGTCtggcaatttaattttttaaaatagtcATTGATAATCCCATAAAATTTGCACGAAATCAAAACATGAAGTCCTGAATTTATATCTTTTCGTACCCCAATGGGCCTATTTGCCGTTGGCATATATAAACATTTAAAGCTTCTTGTTGTATCGAACTTTTTATGTAGTAGAATAATTCATCGGTAACGATCTTATAAACCTTCAATAGATCGAAATGTACGAGAAAAATCCCTACAGCATGATTTGTCGTGCAGCGAAATTTCTCAGCGTACAAAGGCAGattccccctccctctctctctctctctctctctctgtatctcGCCAGTCACCAGTCACCAGTCCACCTCCCACGCTCACCCACTACGCTccataaaaacaagaaaaaaaaggaaaacggaaaATTCAAAACAGCTGAAAACCAAAACGCCTCGGGAACTGCACGAGGAagtagaaagaagaagaagaagaagcagaagcagcagcaaGAAAGAAGAGCCaagagaagcagaagcagagaaGCTCGCTTTCCTTTCCATGGCCGGTTTCCCCCTCCTTCGAACAGTGTAGTCCGCTTCCTCTCACTCCGGTAACCATTTACTGTTCGCTAAAGTGCGATGCTTTCGACTCTACACTACTTGCTTCACCggctcttttctctctttttcccccatgggttaaaaaaaaaaaaacttgtttacaTTTTCTTCAGAAGTAGTATAATGGCTTCGACATTGTCTTCTTTTGTTTCAGGTAAGCAAAGGGTCGAGAGTTTCAGTTTGTACGTGGATTTCAGGTTCACTTTTGTCCCCTGTTGCTCATGATGTTCCCTTTTGAGCTCCCTTTTCACTGTGCAAGCTTCATTTTTTTCGGTTGCAGAGGGTGAACTTGAACAACGCTAGCCAAATAtcgaaagcatttgccaacaTTGCGTGCTTTTCGCCTTTTGTGTCTTTTGTCTTCGGTTAAAAAAGCCATCGAGTAGAGTACTACtgataaaaattatctacattttCTTGCCTGTTCTGGTTGGTTTCATTTCTGCCTTTTTTCGTCGCTTTTCCTTTCAGATCCGTCTGTGGGAAAATTGTATGCCCTCTGATTTTTCCCGGAAAGTATTTTCTATTTCCCTCGGACATAATCAGTTATTATTAGCGGCATGTTTGAAAAGTTGAGTTCTTTTTGACTCAATTCAAGATTTCGAGCGAACCCCACATCGCATTACCCTGCTTTCACGGCAGATATGGAGGTGAAAACTGAACCTTTTCTCCGTCGTTGCACACTATACCAAACTGCCCCTTTCCACTGACGTGCACTGatgcataaaaaattgaaggatCGAGGGTCTTTGTGTAATTGAGTCGCCGTTTGACTCTGTGCTGTAGGTCCCCTGTGGTTACTTACAGTAATAATGGGTGTTTGTCTCTGGTCTCTCCATGCTTGGATCGGGAAGCTATGAAGGGGCAGAGACGACATTACACAGCATTGCTTGGTCAATTTGTGGATTGTTTCTTGGACTGTCTGTGCGAGATATTAATTATGGCATGCCTTTGAGGCATTGAGTTGTTCCTCGGTTGGCACCTCCCTTGGCTTTATGGCTTCATGGATGGGTGAAGAGCACATGCACATGCCCCTCATGAACCTATTAACTGCTGAGCATGTTaccatccatggcatcacattGGATTCTCTTGtgatctttttcatttatttattctgTGGTTGAAATGGTAAAATCTCTTTCGTGGGTCAGGCCAGCATTGAATCTGTGAAGACATTACATCCTCTGTTTTTGCCACTTTAGCCTTTGAGACTTGTGGGTGTGGTCAAACCATGCAGACCCCAAAAGCGAGGTAACTTTGGACCCTCCTTTAATTTCTGATCTTTTCTCACATTTGCTGGTTGGATAAACTCGAAATGCCTGTTTGGTGACTGACGTATCCATGCTGATCTTTCTTACCATTTCTGAAACTTTGTGCTGCATGTGAGCTGTGCTTCATATATGTTTCTGCATTCTGGCAATTTGGAGAATCAGCTTTGTCTTTCTTATGTCTTTAAAGATTAAACATCCATTTCGCTGATTACTTGCTCCTAGAAAACCCTTTCAAGCTGGTGAAAATTCTTTGTCTTTGAGCCTATTCAGCATCAAGAAAAGGTTTGTCTCATATCTTGCCTTCAGTTGATGTTGTGCGAGGCCATGTGGAGTCCACAGGTGCTGTTGTCGATCCATATTGAGCTCATGCTGCGATAAGTAGAGCATTGGAATTTTCCTTAAGCAATGGCGGTGGATGGATACATGCTTTCTCATTGCTTTTCTTAATTGTTTGTTCCATCAAAAGTTGACGGCAAGCTAAGAAATTTGCTCAGTTCCTTTCTTGAACTGTTATGACTTTATTGGTATGCTTATATGAAGAGAAATTCTAATATGCTTATTCAgtatttcagtttttttttctttcattctggAGAAAGAGGAAAGGTTGGGGGTTGATATGATGATTATACACCAGTATAACGCCATGTTTCTGACCCTTCTACAATGAACTTGTGTTGAGAGTACCTACAAGCAACCTGCTTTCCCCTGTATCCGTTTTTCACATGCTGTTATGAATGTGCATGTTGCCTGCTTGAAgagattgtttcttcctttgctCATGTCCACGACTGTTGACATGCTTCTCTTGGGTGTCCTCCTTTATATCTTCTGATGGCAGAACTAGTTTAGAAGTCCCTCAGAGAGTCTCTCCCTGTGCTGTACGTCAACTGAAGACAACCCCATCGGATGCTGATTCTGCGTCTTCGTCAAATCAAGCCACTAGAACACCGAAAGAGAAAAGTCCCAAGGTGGTTGAGCGCAGGTCGCCTAGAAGCCCGCTATCTGAGGTATTTTCTCAGATTGATTCGGCCCAATTTCCCTCTCCTTTTCTATGTAGCAAGTTCCTGTGAATCTAGATAAACTAATGCTGCTTGCCAGTGCTTCACTTTCTGTTTACAATCGATCTTCATTGATCTTTACTTAGCTAGTGCAAGCCTCGATGACGATGGAGGCTTTCAGGTTTTCTCTTCTGTCTTAGTGTCACGTCGTAAACACTGAAAGAAGCATAATAGATGCTGCTGCTTAGCATATTTAGATGAAGGTTTTGAACTGATCATCTGCGTACTTTCTCCTTGTTTTGACCCAGAAGAAACGTCCATCTCGAATATCGGAGTTGGAATCTCGGGTTTCACAACTTCAGG
The genomic region above belongs to Rhodamnia argentea isolate NSW1041297 chromosome 6, ASM2092103v1, whole genome shotgun sequence and contains:
- the LOC115752231 gene encoding sm-like protein LSM8, which encodes MSTGPGLDSLVDQTISVITNDGRNIVGVLKGYDQATNIILDESHERVYSTKEGVQQLVLGLYIIRGDNISVVGELDEELDSNLDLSKLRAHPLKPVIH